A single Drosophila ananassae strain 14024-0371.13 chromosome 3L, ASM1763931v2, whole genome shotgun sequence DNA region contains:
- the LOC6496681 gene encoding ribonuclease kappa: MKICGPKLSLCGLIISVWGIVQLVLMGLFFYINSVALIEDLPLEEEYHTLDEFYTAANRAYNQNAYNCWIAACIYVLTLLLSAQQFYMNSRVTAN, from the exons ATGAAAATCTGTGGTCCAAAATTATCCCTCTGTGGTCTGATTATTTCAGTGTGGGGCATTGTTCAATTG GTGCTGATGGGCCTATTTTTCTATATCAATAGTGTGGCTCTTATAGAGGATTTACCTCTTGAAGAGGAATACCATACTTTGGACGAGTTTTATACAGCTGCAAACAGAGCCTACAATCAG AACGCCTATAACTGCTGGATTGCAGCTTGCATCTATGTACTGACACTGTTACTTTCGGCCCAACAATTCTATATGAATAGCAGAGTAACTGCTAATTAA